A window from Culex pipiens pallens isolate TS chromosome 3, TS_CPP_V2, whole genome shotgun sequence encodes these proteins:
- the LOC120412891 gene encoding tryptophan 5-hydroxylase 1: MSGSGKGLLGLWLYHSGEQEWTVKEGSPLHKRKEFAGKSADCSNGNDHRGDKTSIIFTLKNQVGGLARALQVFQELGINVLHVELNKSGELCEEADVLVDIECDANKLDQVLRLLKREVQSVSYAAPMESDGPPQTPLSACGSFDFGEMHWFPRKISDLDRAQNVLMYGSELDADHPGFKDPVYRKRREQFAAIANSYKHGNPIPRVQYTPEEIKTWGTVFRELHKLYLLHAVPEYMENWPELVKYCGYREDNLPQLQDINVFLKRKTGFQIRPVAGYLSPRDFLSGLAFRVFHCTQYIRHSSDPFYTPEPDCCHELLGHMPLLANQSFAQFSQEIGLASLGATDEDIDKLATLYFFTVEFGLCRQEDGSFKVFGAGLLSSVAELNHAITATDKIKRFDPEVTCSEECIITAYQNAYYYTDSFEEAKEKMRSFAENIQRPFGVRYNPYTQTVEVLSNAKKITALVSELRGDLSIVSTALKKISAMDENLDVESIEKLLSSSLHVAEKSPNSESSDSTDKATTPNQ, encoded by the exons ATGAGTGGGTCTGGCAAAGGATTACTCGGATTATGGCTGTACCACAGCGGAGAGCAGGAGTGGACCGTCAAGGAGGGAAGTCCGCTACACAAACGGAAGGAGTTTGCC GGCAAATCGGCCGACTGCAGCAACGGCAACGACCACCGCGGCGACAAAACGTCCATCATTTTCACCCTGAAGAACCAGGTCGGTGGACTGGCCCGCGCACTCCAGGTCTTCCAGGAACTGGGCATCAACGTGCTGCACGTGGAGCTTAACAAGAGCGGTGAGCTGTGCGAAGAGGCCGACGTCCTGGTGGACATCGAGTGCGATGCCAACAAGCTGGATCAGGTTCTCCGGTTGCTGAAACGGGAGGTCCAGTCCGTAAGCTATGCCGCTCCGATGGAGAGCGATGGACCCCCGCAGACGCCCCTGTCCGCGTGTGGAAGTTTCG ATTTTGGTGAGATGCACTGGTTTCCGAGGAAGATTTCCGATCTGGATCGAGCCCAGAACGTTCTGATGTACGGGAGTGAGCTGGATGCCGACCATCCGGGGTTCAAGGATCCAGTTTATCGCAAAAGAAGGGAGCAATTTGCAGCGATAGCTAACTCGTATAAGCA TGGCAATCCCATCCCGAGGGTTCAGTACACACCGGAAGAGATCAAGACATG GGGAACGGTTTTTCGTGAACTGCACAAGCTCTATCTGTTGCATGCCGTCCCGGAGTACATGGAAAACTGGCCCGAGTTGGTCAAGTACTGCGGTTACCGTGAAGATAACCTGCCCCAACTGCAAGACATCAACGTATTCCTGAAGCGCAAAACCGGGTTCCAGATCCGGCCAGTGGCCGGTTATCTCTCGCCCCGAGACTTCCTGTCCGGCCTAGCATTCCGGGTGTTCCACTGCACCCAGTACATCCGGCACTCGTCGGACCCGTTCTACACTCCGGAAcc CGACTGCTGTCACGAGCTGCTTGGGCACATGCCACTGCTGGCGAATCAGAGTTTTGCCCAATTTTCCCAGGAGATTGGACTGGCATCGCTTGGAGCAACCGATGAGGACATCGATAAGCTGGCCACG CTATACTTCTTCACGGTCGAGTTTGGGCTGTGCCGTCAGGAGGATGGATCGTTCAAGGTATTCGGTGCCGGACTGCTTTCCTCTGTGGCCGAACTTAACCACGCCATCACCGCCACGGATAAGATCAAACGGTTCGATCCGGAGGTCACCTGCAGCGAGGAGTGCATCATTACAGCTTATCAGAATGCATACTACTACACGGATTCCTTCGAAGAGGCCAAAGAGAAGATGAG ATCCTTTGCCGAGAACATCCAGCGACCGTTCGGAGTGCGGTACAATCCGTACACGCAAACGGTGGAGGTGCTGAGCAATGCCAAGAAGATAACGGCCCTGGTCAGCGAGCTGCGCGGTGATTTGAGCATTGTGTCCACGGCACTGAAGAAGATCTCCGCCATGGACGAAAATCTCGACGTGGAATCGATCGAGAAGTTGCTCTCGAGCAGTTTGCAT GTGGCAGAAAAAAGTCCCAACTCGGAGAGCTCTGACTCCACGGACAAGGCAACCACGCCGAACCAGTGA